Proteins from one Leptonema illini DSM 21528 genomic window:
- a CDS encoding putative bifunctional diguanylate cyclase/phosphodiesterase: MSINREQALVVLYDLAFTIGSDVSREALIQKTLQRFLYHTGFPAGIFVTDELIAGDSVRVILDQVIGDYKLLERRKEALQLTKDLVSQESRLIEGEHILDGHEKSRPYRVALAMPVPGYGHMILLGVDAPTTTLPLTTLFQPVLSRLGTAIKLCETYEREVQRRIERESHYDALTDLPNAQLFAATLNEALQRSKTSNRMLAVVQIDLDEFAKINHTYGNSAGDQVLTDFALLLRPAPWFYAARILGDEFALLITDVSDRDEAQDRLLQILEPKNLIIRLDDHTIELQASAGISLFPVDATDGDMLMRHARMALDDAKRDAHGTIRWFDSEQDRLARERRSTLGRVRSALENGDLSIYYQPQIDLRSNDIRGFEALLRWNREDGVILPGAFLPEIENNDLICDIGRYVLRGAVEQSALWRRLGLASHVSVNIAGRHLQHPEFIDDLKAVIESVPGAHVSDLEIEILETTAINDFERTRDIILRCRALGIRVALDDFGTGYSSLAYLSQLPVQTVKIDRLFVNRMINEERRKAVVQAIINIAGVFGHDVIAEGVETYEQRAALAEMGCHAIQGFYIATPMPEDQVPAWIPG, encoded by the coding sequence GTGTCGATAAATCGAGAACAGGCTCTGGTCGTACTTTACGATCTGGCATTCACGATCGGAAGCGATGTCTCGCGCGAAGCCCTTATCCAGAAGACGCTGCAACGTTTTCTTTATCATACGGGATTTCCCGCCGGAATATTCGTAACGGATGAATTGATTGCGGGAGATTCCGTCCGTGTGATCCTTGATCAGGTAATCGGCGATTATAAGCTTCTTGAGAGAAGAAAGGAAGCCCTGCAATTGACGAAAGACCTTGTGAGTCAGGAATCCCGCCTTATTGAAGGCGAGCATATCCTCGACGGACATGAGAAAAGTCGTCCCTATCGCGTAGCGTTAGCCATGCCCGTGCCGGGTTACGGGCATATGATTCTGCTCGGCGTGGACGCTCCGACGACGACGCTGCCGCTGACGACGCTCTTTCAGCCCGTTCTCTCCCGTCTCGGCACGGCCATCAAGCTCTGCGAAACGTATGAGCGCGAAGTGCAGCGACGCATCGAGCGTGAATCTCACTACGATGCTCTGACCGATCTGCCTAACGCTCAGCTTTTCGCCGCCACCCTGAACGAGGCGTTACAGCGTTCAAAAACGTCGAATCGCATGCTTGCCGTCGTGCAGATCGATCTTGATGAATTCGCTAAGATCAACCACACGTACGGTAACTCCGCCGGAGATCAAGTCCTGACCGACTTCGCCCTTCTTTTACGGCCGGCTCCCTGGTTTTACGCCGCCCGCATCCTGGGGGACGAGTTTGCTCTGCTCATCACCGACGTATCCGATCGCGACGAGGCGCAGGACAGACTGTTGCAGATCCTTGAACCGAAAAATCTGATCATCCGACTTGACGATCATACGATAGAGCTGCAGGCCTCGGCCGGAATCTCGCTGTTTCCCGTCGATGCCACAGACGGCGACATGCTGATGCGGCATGCGCGTATGGCGCTTGACGACGCGAAACGTGACGCTCACGGCACGATCCGCTGGTTCGATAGCGAACAGGATCGACTTGCCCGCGAGCGTCGAAGCACGCTCGGTCGGGTTCGTTCGGCCCTTGAGAACGGCGACCTATCCATCTACTATCAACCGCAGATCGACCTCCGATCGAACGACATCCGCGGCTTTGAGGCTCTGCTGCGCTGGAATCGCGAAGATGGCGTAATCCTGCCGGGCGCCTTTCTGCCTGAAATCGAAAACAACGACCTGATCTGCGATATCGGAAGATACGTGCTGCGTGGCGCCGTCGAACAATCGGCGCTATGGAGAAGACTCGGCCTCGCCTCGCATGTTAGCGTGAACATCGCCGGACGCCATCTGCAACATCCGGAATTTATCGACGATCTTAAGGCCGTCATCGAATCGGTTCCTGGAGCGCATGTGTCCGATCTCGAAATTGAGATCCTCGAAACGACCGCCATCAACGACTTCGAACGAACGAGAGACATCATTTTAAGATGCCGGGCGCTTGGAATCCGCGTCGCTCTGGACGATTTCGGTACGGGATATTCCTCGCTGGCCTACTTGAGCCAGCTACCGGTGCAGACGGTAAAAATCGACAGACTTTTCGTGAATCGTATGATCAACGAAGAGCGCAGAAAGGCCGTCGTGCAGGCCATCATTAACATCGCCGGAGTATTCGGTCACGATGTCATCGCCGAAGGCGTCGAAACCTACGAACAACGGGCGGCGCTGGCCGAAATGGGATGCCATGCGATTCAGGGCTTTTATATTGCGACTCCGATGCCCGAAGACCAGGTGCCAGCCTGGATACCCGGTTAA
- a CDS encoding TetR/AcrR family transcriptional regulator codes for MKKKEPDRRRGRPRSAEYEEAILAATYALLAEKGYHGFSIEDVVQATGVARTTIYRRWPDKASLAMQAILTQISPYLDFDERLPFAEAMKKQMKGLAGVFQGDNGRVIASVIGAAQDDEQLARSVRDDYLRPRRRIAHDFIKGAIRRAEFPASSEAEIEGFIDLLYGGLYFRLLLKHKRPGLDGVERWIDLVFAALKK; via the coding sequence GTGAAGAAAAAAGAGCCGGATCGCAGGCGGGGGCGGCCTCGATCCGCTGAATACGAAGAGGCCATTCTTGCAGCCACTTACGCGCTGCTTGCCGAAAAAGGGTATCACGGTTTCTCTATAGAAGATGTCGTGCAGGCTACGGGTGTGGCTCGCACGACGATCTATCGACGCTGGCCGGACAAGGCCTCTCTTGCCATGCAGGCCATTCTCACACAGATCAGTCCGTATCTGGACTTTGATGAACGACTTCCTTTTGCAGAGGCAATGAAGAAGCAGATGAAGGGTCTGGCCGGCGTATTTCAGGGAGATAACGGACGCGTCATTGCATCCGTTATCGGTGCGGCCCAGGACGATGAACAGCTCGCGAGGTCCGTTCGCGATGACTATCTGCGTCCGCGAAGGCGCATCGCCCATGATTTCATCAAGGGCGCGATACGCCGCGCAGAGTTCCCCGCATCAAGCGAGGCCGAGATTGAAGGATTCATCGACCTTCTTTACGGAGGGTTATACTTTCGCCTGCTGTTAAAGCATAAGAGGCCGGGCCTTGATGGCGTGGAACGATGGATCGACCTCGTCTTCGCGGCCCTCAAGAAGTAA
- a CDS encoding nuclear transport factor 2 family protein encodes MRNRLLMLLVSSVFASTLQAEKADGVDVVKGFFNAFGKGDMAGLIGSFHEKATINAVREGRRKPGEPYGTYKGKKGVEEFIQSLGAAFNTKEFTVENVIGSGDVVFANGRFKHELKSTGKTYESAWALKCVIKDGKIFTYDFYEDTAGFVEANR; translated from the coding sequence ATGCGTAACAGATTACTCATGTTGCTTGTATCGTCGGTCTTCGCATCGACGCTTCAGGCAGAAAAGGCGGACGGCGTGGACGTCGTTAAAGGCTTCTTCAACGCCTTTGGCAAAGGCGATATGGCCGGACTCATCGGCAGCTTTCACGAGAAGGCGACCATAAACGCCGTCCGTGAAGGTAGACGTAAACCCGGCGAGCCCTACGGTACCTATAAAGGCAAAAAAGGCGTGGAGGAGTTCATCCAGAGCCTCGGAGCCGCATTCAATACAAAGGAGTTCACCGTAGAGAACGTCATCGGCAGCGGCGACGTAGTATTCGCAAACGGCCGTTTCAAGCATGAGCTGAAATCTACGGGAAAGACCTACGAAAGCGCCTGGGCGTTGAAATGCGTTATCAAAGACGGCAAGATCTTCACCTACGATTTCTATGAAGACACGGCCGGCTTTGTCGAGGCCAATCGGTAA
- a CDS encoding 7TM diverse intracellular signaling domain-containing protein, whose product MRKKKRAWRSAGLLAGLLAGFLLVLCVHAIDAAPVSVNFDRVDLRGAEKAMIETCIDPGGDMRLADVMQSDCFHPEKKEIPGFGETTNSIWLRVTLSSESYVARMLELQWPHIDELDVYTVHSQMLQQEWSTGVRKPFSQRPYPTRTFAFPLQLQPGETTIYLRAWAIGNLQMPMTVWEAEAFAVHDRRDQVVQGMYFGIIFVMGMYNLFLFFSFRDISYLYYVLYVVAFSLVQLGFTGTGFELFWPNLPYLQVRYFPLFTGLTLIFVFPFAREFLQSRVHAPIMDRLLQAMIVLGALFVVMPFLIDPHIASRIATIATPIPQVIGIITAAVVYRRGFRPARYFLLAFGLLALAIVVTLMRSLELLPVSFFTENGMQIGSISEVILLSFALGDRINTLKSERERILRGSLLQEQKLSMLRHELDAARRIQSSVLQKTIPRIEGLGVASRYMPMNHVGGDFFDCLQLGESEVCFIIADVSGHGVSAALIASMGQIAFDLQLERARRPEHVLLGMNDILHGRTGDYFLSASCVHIDAKNLKARIASAGHPALLLYHPSRESPLETRPRGRLIGPFPDPSVEGLDLDLLAGDRMLLFTDGITEARNGSGKMFGTRRLKEFLITHYEDAVETFADRLYGEVRRWIGTGQFDDDFTLLVIDVRRDGQTVVAVTSESAP is encoded by the coding sequence ATGCGAAAAAAAAAGAGAGCATGGCGGAGTGCCGGCCTTCTTGCCGGCCTTCTTGCCGGCTTTCTTCTGGTATTGTGCGTTCATGCAATTGATGCCGCTCCTGTCTCCGTTAATTTCGATCGCGTAGATCTGCGCGGTGCAGAGAAGGCGATGATTGAAACTTGCATCGATCCGGGGGGCGACATGCGCCTTGCCGATGTGATGCAGAGTGATTGCTTTCATCCTGAAAAGAAAGAGATCCCCGGCTTCGGGGAAACGACAAACAGTATATGGTTACGCGTGACGTTGAGTTCCGAATCTTACGTTGCAAGAATGCTCGAACTGCAATGGCCGCATATCGACGAGCTTGACGTTTACACCGTTCACTCACAGATGCTGCAGCAGGAGTGGTCTACGGGCGTGCGAAAGCCTTTTTCACAGAGGCCATACCCGACGCGAACGTTCGCCTTCCCGCTACAGCTACAACCCGGCGAAACAACGATTTATCTCAGAGCGTGGGCGATCGGTAATCTGCAGATGCCCATGACGGTATGGGAGGCCGAGGCCTTTGCCGTTCACGATCGCCGGGATCAGGTCGTGCAGGGCATGTACTTCGGCATCATCTTCGTAATGGGAATGTATAACCTTTTTCTCTTCTTCTCGTTTCGAGATATCAGCTATCTCTATTATGTTTTATACGTGGTCGCCTTTTCGCTTGTGCAGCTTGGATTTACGGGAACGGGCTTCGAGCTTTTCTGGCCGAACCTTCCGTATCTGCAGGTGCGGTATTTTCCGCTTTTTACGGGGTTAACGCTGATTTTTGTCTTTCCTTTTGCTCGCGAATTTTTGCAGAGCAGGGTGCACGCTCCGATCATGGATCGATTGCTCCAGGCTATGATCGTTCTTGGCGCTCTTTTCGTCGTGATGCCCTTCTTGATCGACCCGCATATTGCAAGCCGCATCGCTACGATCGCCACTCCCATTCCTCAGGTAATCGGTATTATAACGGCAGCCGTCGTTTACCGACGCGGATTCCGACCGGCGCGGTATTTTCTGCTCGCTTTCGGATTGCTTGCGCTGGCCATCGTCGTCACTCTCATGCGTTCGCTCGAACTGCTGCCCGTATCGTTCTTTACCGAGAACGGAATGCAGATCGGTTCGATCAGCGAGGTGATCCTTCTCTCGTTTGCTCTTGGAGATCGTATAAACACTCTGAAATCCGAGCGCGAGCGAATTCTGCGCGGATCTCTACTTCAAGAGCAGAAGCTATCGATGCTACGCCATGAACTCGATGCCGCACGCCGTATTCAATCGAGCGTATTGCAGAAAACCATCCCCCGCATTGAGGGCCTGGGCGTGGCCTCGCGATACATGCCGATGAATCATGTCGGCGGAGATTTTTTCGACTGCCTGCAGTTAGGCGAATCCGAAGTCTGCTTCATTATCGCCGACGTTTCGGGGCATGGCGTGTCGGCCGCCCTCATCGCTTCGATGGGACAGATCGCCTTCGATTTGCAACTGGAGCGAGCCCGTCGGCCCGAGCATGTTCTGCTCGGTATGAACGACATCCTGCACGGTCGCACGGGCGACTATTTTCTCTCGGCAAGCTGCGTTCATATCGACGCGAAGAACCTGAAAGCGCGGATCGCATCGGCGGGTCATCCGGCTCTACTGCTCTACCATCCGAGTCGAGAATCGCCTCTCGAAACGCGGCCACGCGGCAGATTGATCGGGCCTTTTCCTGATCCCTCCGTCGAAGGATTGGACCTGGACCTGCTCGCCGGTGACCGTATGCTTCTTTTTACAGACGGCATAACCGAGGCGCGCAACGGCAGCGGCAAGATGTTCGGAACCCGCCGTCTGAAGGAATTTCTGATCACGCATTACGAAGATGCGGTGGAGACCTTTGCCGACAGATTGTATGGCGAGGTGAGAAGATGGATCGGTACCGGCCAGTTTGACGACGATTTCACGCTGCTCGTCATCGACGTACGCAGAGACGGACAGACGGTCGTGGCGGTTACATCGGAATCGGCGCCGTAA
- a CDS encoding FIST signal transduction protein, translating into MAGFRIQRWDSSDPVAISKQCNELNASLRYCFLLSEKDASLIPVIQKSVPDGLRISGALFPALLADGRFDAAGCIVIEMQAAPEPVILENASSEACMADNAARMAQYVKSLPANEPAALFCIFDALIPNIGTQLDTWYLHVADRVRLFGVNAGSESFTPIDCLFDNELLYRDAVLLQILPDHPGAILEHGYPAPAEFITATSAEGNKIIQIDWQPALDRYRQIMFERKGVEVTRENFYNYAVHFPFGIMRADGEVLVRIPVGLTEDGSIYCIGEIPANSFLTLLDAAAGSHKAPARLAESLNAMSDCSDLLLFYCAGRRLHRGPEAEKEIDEIRSRGGFRNILGALSLGEIGTSHQSRYPLFHNATLVGVPCR; encoded by the coding sequence GTGGCCGGATTTCGAATTCAAAGATGGGATTCGTCGGATCCCGTAGCGATCAGCAAACAATGTAACGAGCTCAATGCGAGTCTCCGTTACTGCTTTCTTCTTTCAGAGAAAGACGCGAGCCTGATTCCCGTTATCCAGAAGAGCGTGCCTGATGGATTGCGCATCAGCGGGGCGCTTTTCCCGGCTCTGCTGGCAGACGGGCGCTTCGACGCCGCAGGCTGTATCGTCATCGAGATGCAAGCCGCTCCGGAGCCCGTAATCCTCGAGAACGCTTCGTCTGAAGCATGTATGGCTGATAATGCCGCTCGCATGGCGCAATATGTAAAGAGCCTTCCCGCAAATGAACCGGCCGCTCTTTTCTGCATATTCGACGCTCTGATTCCCAATATCGGAACGCAGCTCGACACCTGGTATTTGCATGTCGCCGATCGAGTGAGGCTTTTCGGCGTCAATGCCGGCAGCGAGAGCTTTACTCCAATCGATTGTCTGTTCGATAACGAACTTCTGTATCGGGATGCCGTTCTTCTACAGATTCTTCCCGATCACCCGGGAGCGATTCTCGAACATGGCTATCCGGCGCCGGCGGAATTCATTACGGCAACGTCGGCAGAGGGTAATAAGATCATTCAGATCGACTGGCAACCGGCCCTCGATCGATATCGACAGATCATGTTCGAGCGAAAGGGCGTGGAAGTGACGCGGGAGAACTTCTATAACTATGCCGTCCACTTCCCGTTCGGCATCATGCGCGCCGACGGCGAAGTTCTTGTGCGAATTCCCGTAGGATTAACCGAAGATGGCAGCATCTACTGCATCGGCGAGATACCGGCAAACTCTTTCCTGACTCTGCTCGATGCGGCCGCCGGCTCCCATAAAGCTCCGGCCCGGTTAGCCGAATCCCTGAACGCGATGTCGGATTGCTCCGATCTGCTGCTTTTCTACTGTGCCGGACGGCGGCTCCATCGCGGCCCGGAGGCCGAAAAGGAAATCGATGAGATCCGGTCGCGCGGAGGCTTCCGGAATATTCTGGGCGCGCTCTCTCTGGGCGAGATCGGAACCTCGCATCAAAGCCGATATCCGCTCTTTCATAACGCCACCCTGGTCGGTGTACCGTGTCGATAA
- a CDS encoding AAA family ATPase — protein sequence MPEHAILKYLKERRLAEFGPEVEPKKPGPVVTISREYGCPGFTLAEKLAGTLSRKTLADGSRGEWKAVNREILKEAADHFELPESLVNEIYRRAHPVHPLVDLFRSLPGNPMPGDVKIKKKVADIVLKMATDGRYVIVGRGGAMLARNIPDSLHIQLYAPVAWRLDRVMERDKVSKEEALRRIQSVDQERVFLRKFLSGETPTTDFFDVAFNCATVSVAQIESATIDLLYSKHILQSK from the coding sequence ATGCCGGAACATGCAATCTTAAAATACCTGAAAGAGAGGCGCCTTGCCGAATTCGGCCCCGAGGTGGAACCGAAGAAGCCCGGTCCCGTCGTTACCATATCGCGCGAATACGGCTGTCCTGGCTTTACGCTTGCCGAAAAACTGGCCGGCACTCTCTCGCGCAAGACGCTTGCCGATGGCAGCCGCGGCGAATGGAAGGCCGTGAATCGTGAGATACTCAAAGAAGCGGCCGATCATTTCGAGCTACCCGAATCTCTTGTGAACGAGATCTACAGAAGGGCGCATCCCGTGCATCCGCTTGTTGATCTTTTCAGGTCGCTTCCCGGCAACCCGATGCCCGGAGACGTTAAGATCAAAAAGAAGGTTGCCGACATCGTTCTAAAAATGGCCACGGACGGTCGCTATGTCATCGTCGGAAGGGGCGGCGCCATGCTTGCACGCAACATCCCCGACTCCCTTCACATTCAGCTCTATGCACCGGTCGCCTGGCGGCTCGACAGGGTGATGGAAAGAGATAAGGTTTCTAAAGAGGAGGCGCTGCGTCGCATTCAATCCGTCGACCAGGAGCGTGTCTTTTTGCGTAAGTTTTTATCGGGCGAGACGCCGACGACGGACTTCTTCGACGTCGCCTTTAACTGCGCGACCGTCAGCGTCGCACAGATTGAATCGGCCACAATTGATTTGCTTTACAGCAAACACATACTGCAATCAAAGTAA
- a CDS encoding ATP-dependent zinc protease family protein, translating into MSDNQVTVVGWKEWAALPDLGVKRIKVKIDTGARTSALHVDDMKIFFKDGHRKVSFRIRPYRRRTDLSVLHECNVIEERSVKNSGGKVEKRPVIQTRIRLAGKEFPIEVTLTNREDMIFRMLLGRQALIGRFVVDPGRSESK; encoded by the coding sequence GTGTCAGACAATCAGGTTACCGTCGTCGGATGGAAGGAGTGGGCCGCCCTTCCCGATCTGGGCGTGAAGCGGATCAAGGTGAAGATTGATACGGGTGCCCGTACATCCGCTTTGCATGTTGATGATATGAAAATCTTCTTCAAAGACGGCCACCGCAAGGTATCGTTTCGGATTCGCCCGTATCGTCGCCGCACCGATCTGAGCGTGCTGCATGAATGCAACGTAATCGAAGAACGCTCCGTGAAGAATTCGGGCGGCAAGGTCGAGAAACGGCCCGTCATACAGACACGCATCCGCCTCGCCGGGAAGGAGTTCCCGATAGAGGTGACGCTGACCAATCGCGAAGATATGATCTTTCGCATGCTGCTCGGACGGCAGGCGTTGATCGGACGTTTTGTCGTCGATCCAGGCCGTTCAGAATCTAAGTAG
- a CDS encoding succinylglutamate desuccinylase/aspartoacylase family protein, giving the protein MRLRIADIDIPPESMTSVEIPVPGLYAHAPMSMPVRVVTGKERGPILLILACVHGDEINGMEIIRRLLSNPSVRKIRGAIVAVPVVNVYGLQAHSRYMPDRRDLNRSFPGSERGSLTSRMAHIVVRELLSIATHCIDIHTGALHRYNLPQIRATLAEKRNLELARAFGAPVILDSESFEGSVRHAAGKMFNIPCLLYEAGEALRYDELSIRTGVRGLLRVMRHLDMIGKATREKKADFDPLIFKQSSWVRAPISGVMLDSRQPGDIVDRDEILGWIGDPFAEKQAAVINPAAGMVICTTNIPLVNEGEALFHMARFDGAAGPGMHDTLQTYRDIIRISDEFLGPVAGGPE; this is encoded by the coding sequence TTGCGCCTTCGAATCGCCGACATCGACATCCCGCCGGAATCCATGACATCGGTAGAGATTCCCGTACCGGGTCTTTATGCGCATGCGCCCATGTCGATGCCCGTGCGCGTCGTTACGGGTAAAGAGAGAGGCCCGATTCTTTTGATCCTGGCCTGCGTGCATGGCGATGAAATCAACGGTATGGAGATCATTCGCCGCCTGCTGTCGAATCCGTCCGTGCGCAAGATTCGTGGAGCGATCGTCGCCGTCCCCGTCGTGAACGTCTACGGGCTGCAGGCGCATTCGCGGTATATGCCCGACCGGCGCGATCTCAATCGCTCCTTTCCAGGCTCGGAGCGCGGAAGCCTGACCTCGCGCATGGCGCACATCGTCGTTCGAGAGCTGCTCTCCATCGCCACACACTGCATCGACATCCATACGGGAGCGCTGCATCGCTATAACCTTCCGCAGATTCGCGCGACGTTAGCCGAAAAGCGCAACCTCGAACTCGCCAGAGCCTTTGGCGCTCCCGTTATACTCGACTCCGAATCTTTCGAAGGATCGGTGCGCCACGCAGCCGGCAAAATGTTTAACATCCCCTGCCTGCTCTACGAGGCGGGAGAGGCGCTTCGCTATGACGAGCTTTCGATCCGCACCGGCGTGCGCGGACTGCTACGCGTGATGCGACATCTGGACATGATCGGCAAAGCGACTCGCGAGAAGAAGGCCGACTTTGATCCTTTGATCTTCAAGCAGAGTTCCTGGGTCCGCGCTCCCATTTCGGGCGTGATGCTGGATTCCCGACAGCCCGGCGATATCGTCGATCGCGACGAGATACTCGGCTGGATCGGCGATCCTTTTGCCGAAAAACAGGCGGCCGTTATCAATCCTGCCGCCGGCATGGTCATCTGCACGACCAACATCCCCCTTGTTAACGAAGGTGAGGCGCTCTTTCACATGGCACGCTTCGACGGCGCAGCAGGGCCCGGCATGCACGATACGCTGCAGACCTACCGCGATATCATTCGTATCTCTGATGAATTCCTGGGACCGGTTGCAGGCGGGCCCGAATGA
- the rimK gene encoding 30S ribosomal protein S6--L-glutamate ligase has product MKLLILSRGPNLYSTRRLAEAARLRGHDCEIVDPLKCYMNITANDPQVHYNGRMLSDVEAVIPRIGASVTFYGTAVLRQFEMMGVYAVNRARAIARARDKLRSLQMLAVRGIGLPVTGFAHSPEATDDLIRMAGGAPLIIKLLEGTQGIGVVLAETKQAAASVIDAFRGLKEYFLVQEYVKEAEGSDLRCFVIGGKVVAAMRRQGQKGEFRSNLHRGGHARMVQITEEERETAVRATKAMGLNIAGVDILRSHRGPLVMEVNASPGLEGIERATGLDIAGAIVEFVEHHQSKTNARRRRRTVPE; this is encoded by the coding sequence ATGAAATTATTGATACTATCACGTGGGCCTAACCTCTATTCGACGCGACGGCTCGCCGAAGCGGCCCGGCTGCGCGGCCACGACTGCGAAATCGTTGACCCGCTTAAATGCTATATGAATATTACGGCGAACGATCCGCAGGTGCATTATAACGGTCGAATGCTGAGCGACGTCGAGGCCGTCATCCCCCGCATCGGCGCAAGCGTCACTTTCTACGGGACGGCCGTGCTGCGACAGTTCGAGATGATGGGAGTGTACGCGGTGAACCGTGCCCGGGCCATCGCACGAGCACGCGACAAGCTGCGATCGCTTCAGATGCTGGCCGTGCGCGGCATCGGATTGCCCGTCACCGGATTCGCCCACTCCCCCGAGGCCACCGACGACCTCATTCGCATGGCAGGAGGAGCTCCTCTGATCATCAAGCTGCTCGAAGGCACACAGGGTATCGGCGTGGTGTTAGCCGAAACGAAACAGGCGGCGGCGAGCGTCATCGACGCCTTTCGCGGTCTCAAAGAGTACTTTCTCGTACAGGAGTATGTAAAAGAGGCCGAAGGATCCGACCTTCGCTGCTTCGTCATCGGAGGCAAGGTCGTTGCCGCCATGCGCAGACAGGGACAGAAAGGAGAGTTTCGCTCCAACCTGCATCGCGGCGGCCATGCGCGCATGGTGCAGATCACCGAAGAAGAGCGCGAGACGGCCGTTCGCGCTACAAAGGCGATGGGGTTAAACATCGCCGGCGTCGACATTCTGCGCTCGCATCGGGGCCCTCTTGTGATGGAGGTGAACGCTTCGCCGGGCCTTGAAGGCATCGAGCGGGCGACGGGGCTCGATATCGCAGGCGCCATCGTCGAATTCGTCGAGCATCATCAGAGTAAAACGAACGCCCGCCGACGTCGGCGTACCGTTCCGGAGTAA
- a CDS encoding tautomerase family protein, with protein MPYINLQITKGASRDQKKKIVEEFTDTLVRVLGKKPEHTHIVIQEIEEEDWGFAGMLTDDYRKQHQ; from the coding sequence ATGCCTTACATCAACCTACAGATCACAAAAGGAGCTTCGCGCGATCAAAAGAAGAAAATTGTCGAAGAATTCACCGATACCCTTGTGCGTGTTCTCGGAAAAAAACCCGAGCATACGCACATCGTAATCCAGGAAATCGAAGAAGAGGACTGGGGCTTCGCCGGCATGCTGACGGACGATTACAGGAAGCAGCATCAATAG
- the prfB gene encoding peptide chain release factor 2 produces MAEQKGTDYYQYRNRHELEKDAREFQELFLKRWNKNRIDALRVELSDMENRMSQPDFWDDADQAREISRQKSALEKKTEPWVELRREVDDFGDLIALTIDELGEEEGFASLSKDFARMKEQFDGLQLSEALLGEDDGRNALVTISSGAGGTESQDWAQMLYRMYTRWFEKRGYDVETLDFQEADEAGIKSASLLVKGENAFGYLKGENGVHRLVRISPFDSNKRRHTSFASVHISPELDDSVNVLIEEKDLRVDTYRASGAGGQHVNKTDSAIRITHIPTGIVVQCQNERSQHKNRDRAMKMLKARLYEVEKAKKEAEAESKAGEKKDVAWGSQIRSYVMHPYKMVKDLRTGEQTSDVESVMNGDLDPFVISYLKNLSAGTLKKGAVEDED; encoded by the coding sequence ATGGCCGAGCAGAAGGGCACAGATTACTACCAGTACCGAAACCGACACGAACTGGAAAAGGATGCGCGGGAATTCCAGGAGCTTTTTCTCAAGCGCTGGAATAAGAACCGCATCGACGCCCTGCGAGTCGAGCTCTCTGACATGGAAAACCGCATGAGTCAGCCCGATTTCTGGGATGACGCCGACCAGGCGCGGGAGATCTCACGTCAGAAGTCAGCCCTTGAAAAGAAGACCGAGCCCTGGGTGGAGCTTCGCCGCGAGGTGGACGATTTCGGTGATCTGATCGCCCTGACGATTGATGAGCTCGGCGAAGAAGAGGGCTTTGCATCGCTGTCGAAAGACTTCGCCCGTATGAAAGAACAGTTCGACGGATTGCAGCTTTCTGAGGCGCTTCTCGGCGAGGACGACGGACGCAACGCCCTTGTGACGATCTCTTCAGGAGCGGGCGGAACGGAATCGCAGGACTGGGCGCAGATGCTCTATCGCATGTATACGCGCTGGTTTGAGAAACGCGGCTATGACGTCGAGACGCTCGACTTTCAAGAGGCCGATGAGGCCGGCATTAAAAGCGCCTCGCTTCTTGTAAAAGGAGAGAACGCCTTCGGCTATCTGAAAGGCGAGAACGGCGTACATCGCCTTGTCCGTATCTCTCCGTTCGATTCCAATAAAAGACGTCATACATCCTTTGCCTCCGTTCATATCTCTCCTGAACTCGACGACAGCGTGAACGTTTTGATCGAAGAGAAGGATCTGCGCGTCGATACCTACAGAGCAAGCGGCGCCGGCGGTCAGCACGTTAACAAAACCGATTCGGCCATTCGTATCACGCATATTCCGACGGGCATCGTCGTTCAGTGTCAGAACGAGCGCTCACAGCATAAAAACCGCGATCGCGCCATGAAGATGCTGAAGGCTCGCCTCTATGAAGTCGAAAAGGCGAAGAAAGAGGCCGAGGCCGAAAGCAAGGCAGGCGAGAAGAAGGACGTAGCCTGGGGCAGCCAGATTCGCAGTTACGTAATGCACCCTTACAAAATGGTGAAGGACCTTCGCACAGGCGAACAGACGTCCGATGTTGAATCGGTGATGAACGGCGATCTTGATCCGTTTGTGATCTCGTATCTCAAGAATCTCTCGGCCGGAACGCTGAAAAAAGGCGCCGTAGAAGACGAAGATTGA